The stretch of DNA CAAACGCTCGCCCGTTTCCTCAAAGAATTCATCCAAAGCAAATAAAGCGGCTTTTGCATTCAAGGTATCGAAAATAGTTTCAACCAAAAACAAATCAACACCGCCAGCAAACAGTCCTTCAATCTGCTCGCGATATGAAGCACGCAACGCATCAAAGGTGACGTTGCGCGCACCTGGATCGTTTACATCTGGAGAAATACTGGCCGTCTTCGGTGTGGGCCCAATGGCTCCAGCAGCAAAACGGGGTTTATCGGGCGTACTATATTTTTCACATGCAGCCCGGGCTAATTGGGCAGAAATAATATTCATTTCTCGTGCCAAGCCAGCCATTTTGTAATCCTCTTGGGCTACCGAGGTTGCACCAAACGTATTGGTTTCAATAATGTCCGCACCAGCATCTAAATACTGCTCATGAATCTTGCTGATAATGTGGGGCTGGGTTAGAACCAATAATTCATTATTTCCCTTCACATCGCTCGCATGGTCAGCAAACCGTTGACTAGTAGGAAGTCCACGATAGTCTGACTCGCTCAACTTATATTGCTGAATCATCGTGCCCATAGCACCATCCAAAATCAGAATACGCTGCTTTAGAAGCTCAGGAAGTATCTGGCCACGAGTATAAGACTGGGATAAACCATTAGATTGCATTGCTTGACCGAAATTGTTCTCTAGAATCTCTTATTCTATTGGTAAACGCTATTTTTATCTCACCCGGAGCCACCCATGTTTGGAACTATTCCCGAATTCAATCAAAGCCTTGAAATGCTTAAAACCATGTGGGGTCAGGGAGGAGCTGGTCAACCAGGTCAGTTTCCCTTCACTACAGACGCCTCTAAGGCATCTGGGGGCTTTGGCGCTGCATTCCCCGGCCTTGATACCGATGAGCTAGAGAAGCGTATTAAAGACCTCAAAAGCGTTGAAAATTGGCTCAACCTCAACCTTAATATCCTAAAATCTACTATCCAAGGCCTAGAAGTACAACATGCCACCATGATGGCACTCAAATCTTTTGGGGATGCTGTTTCCGCTTCGGCAGCTGCAGCAACCGGAACGACTGAAGATTCAGGAGCTAGGACACCAAAGGCAAGCACTACAACTAAGCCACGGAAAACCGCAAAACGCCGTCCTCGCAAAGCTGGCGACGCAACACACCTCGACGAAGTAGGTAATTAAGATGGGCGATTGCTTCACCCATTGCAAACGTCATTTGGTGAATATCGAGCTCTCGCTTAAATAACACTGGGATGATCTCACGAGCTGTTGCTGGTGTCTGACAGGCACCGATGGTCTCTGCCAAGCGATCATCATGATGCGCTTTCAACTGCGCAATGCGTGGTTTCATTCCGGTAAACGGTTTGCCATGCGATGGTAATACCAAAGTATCGTCAGGCAAAGGTAGGTATCGATCTAATGAGCTGAGGTACAGACCTAAAGGATCCGCATCCGGATCAGCATCATAGACACTAACGTTTGTAGAAATACGGGGTAACAACATGTCTCCAGAAATGAGGACGCCTAAGGCGCCACAATATAAAGAGGCATGCTCCGGCGCATGACCAAACCCCATAATGACTTGCCACTCATGGCCACCAATTAAGATCTTTTCATGATCAACAATGCGACGATATTGATGCGGAACGCCCGGTACCATATTGCTGTAATAACTAGAGCGCGCCCGAATCTTTTCTAAATCCTCAGGCGCACTTAATCCATGTTTCTGAAAATGATCTGCAGAGCCCCCGCCACCAGCCCTAGCACCTACAGAAGCGCCGCCCTCTTTATGACTGAGCCATTGCGCGGTTAAGTAATCGGTCATCGAGATCCACATAGGGACCTGCCATTTTTCACAGAGCCACTGCGCTAGACCAATATGGTCTGGATGCATATGGGTCACGATCACCCGCACAACCGGTAAGCCCTCTAATTGCGTTGCAAAAATTTGCTCCCAAGCAGCTTGGGTTTCATCGTTGGCAATACCGCAGTCCACAATCGTCCAGCCCTCAACCCCTTCAAATACATCGCGCAAGAGCCATAAATTAATATGGTCCAAGGCAAATGGAAGACGCATGCGTAGCCAGCGCACACCAGGCTCCAGCTCTATCGTGCCGCCAATTTGTGGAAGGGCATCTACTAAGGGATAATGAATTTCAGTATTTACTTGTGAAGATTTATTCATGAGGAATATCTAGCCGTTCTGTTCTTTTTTCTTTCATTTTCAATCTCATCTCTTTTTACTGAAAATATTGTGACAACAATTTCATCGCCCTGCATCAACTGGTGTGATATCGATCCAGAAAATGGTTACTGTTTTGGCTGTTTTCGCACACTTTCTGAAATTGCTGATTGGTCCAATCTATCGGATTCAGAGAAGCTTGGGGTCTGGGAAACCTTAGAGGTTCGCAAATCCCAAGCTGGCTAATCGCCTATCGATTCACGTCAACAACGACGCGGCCGCGAACGTTACCTGCAATCAACTCTGAAGCGTATTTGATAGACTCTTCCAAGCTAATTTCATGAGAGATTGCTTCTAAAATTTGTAGGTCTACCAATGAAGCCAATTGTTCATAGGCAGCAATTCGTTTTGCGCGCGGCACGGTAACGCTGTTAATGCCGTACAAGGTTATGCCACGCAAAATAAATGGTGCAACACTGGAGGGAAAATCCATGCCCTGAGCAAGCCCACAGGCTGCAACAGCACCATCGCTTTTTGTTTGCGCACAGGCATTAGCTAGGGTGTGACTGCCAACACTATCGACCACCGCAGCCCAACGCTCCTTAGCCAATGGTTTGCCAGGGGCAGACAAGATGGCACGATCAATCACTTCAGCAGCACCCAATTTCTTCAAATAATCTGCCTCCACCATGCGGCCAGTGCTAGCAACCACGGTGAAACCTAATTTACTTAAGAGCGTAATAGCAAAACTGCCAACACCACCGGCAGCGCCCGTTACTAAAACCTCGCCATCGCTTGGCTTGAGCCCATGCTTTTGCAATGCCATGACACACAGCATGGCGGTATAACCTGCCGTACCAATAGCCAGAGCTTGCTTGGGTGTAAATCCTTTGGGCAAAGGAATGAGCCAATCTGCTTTTACGCATGCCTGCTGAGCTAAGCCGCCCCAGTGGCCCTCACCGACGCCCCAGCCATTTAAGAGCACCATATCGCCCACTTTAAAGTCGGGGCTACTGCTTTCCATTACCTCACCCGCAAAGTCAATACCGGGAACCATAGGAAAGCTTCGCACCACCGGACCTTTGCCCGTAATAGCCAAACCATCTTTGTAATTGAGCGTGGAGTACAACACCCTGACCCTGACATCCCCTTCGGGAAGGCTGGCCTCGTCTACCTGAGCAAGCTCAGTGCGATAACCTTGATCATCCTTATTTACCAAAATAGCTTTAAACATATCTTTTCCTTTTAAATACGTCGCAATCTTTACAACTGACGCCATAACCGTGCAATAGGTTTATTCTTGTGAGCATAGCTAATTATGGGGGTTTCCATGAAGAAAATTCTACTAGTATTAACGATCATCTCTGGCCTAGTGCTGACAGGCTGCTACTCAAGCCAAATTAATATGTCTATGGGTAATATGCGCCTCATCAGCTCTAGCGCTTCACCACAAGATGTCATGGATTTCGCTACCACTACCTGCAAGAGCGATTTCTATCAAGGCGCTAGCTTTTTATCCAAAGCAGGCAAGGAATATCGATTTAAGTGTGTAAAGGCTGAAGAAAATGAAATCCTCACGCCCATTCCTGGCACGATGATCCCTGCAGGGGCACCTGCCCCAATCAGCAAATAACTAACAATTACACATTAAGTCAACATGGCCCCATTTACCTCACATGAGCTTCGCAAGGGCTTCTCTTCCTTTGCTACGGGGGTCACTGTTATTACCTGCATCGATGCAGATCAAAACGCCCATGGCATCACAATCAGCTCATTTAATACGGTATCGCTAGAGCCACCGCTCATTCTGTGGAGCCTGAAGAAGCACTCTCGTCTGATGCCAAATGTGGAAGTAGGCCACATTCAATTAATTCATGTGCTAGAGCGCTCTCAGGAAGCTATGGCAATGCACTTTGCGACCGTTAAGGAAAATCAGTTTGTCAACATTGCTCATAAAATTGCAGTAAGCGGTCTAACGCAAATTGAAGGTTGTGCTGCTTACTTCGAATGTGAAACGGTGTCCGTTCATACCGGCGGTGACCACAATATTATTGTTGCCAAAGTGCTCAACCTAAAACACTCGCCCGATAGTCAACCGCTCATCTTTGCTCATAGTCAATTCCTCGGACTTGACTTAGCCGAGCTCAAAACAGTTTAAGCTGCTGCAGTCCCAACAAAAGGAAACACCATGATGCGTCTATGGGGTAGAAAAAGTTCCATTAATGTTCAAAAAGTTCTTTGGTGTCTTGCAGAGCTAGGACTAAAAGAGGGTATTGATTTTGAGCGAATTGATGCTGGCCTTCAATTTGGGGTCAACCGCACTCCCGAGTTCCTAAAGATGAATCCTAACGGCTTGGTGCCTACCTTAGAGGATAGTGGTCGCGTATTGTGGGAGTCCAATACGATCTTGCGCTATCTCGCACATCAACATAATAAATCCAAGCGCTTCTCTGCTGATGTTACACAGCAATATCAATCTGAGAAATGGATGGACTGGCAGTTAGGCACTATGTGGCCCGCCTTGCGACCTGTATTTATAGGCCTTACTCGTACACCTGAAAATGAACGTAACTACGGGGCTATTCAAAAAGCCTACGAAGATACAAATCAGTTACTTTCCTTGCTTGATCAGGAGCTAGCTGACCATGCTTATTGCTCTGGAGATACGTTTCACATTGGCGACATTGTGCTCGCATTATGTATCAGTCGCTGGATGATGCTCCATGATGCCTTTCCAAATCAAACCGGCCCAAGAGCAACGCTACTCAATATCGACGCTTGGATGAAGCGCATCGAATCAGACACGCACTACAGCATTGTGGCTGAAAAGGCTCTTAATATTGTGAAGTAAAAAAGGGTGAGTTTGCTTCACCCTTTGGCTGACTACTCTTGCTTAAATTTTCTCTGGTGGTGGTCTGCGCCAATAAATAGATACATCGCAGGTACAACAAAGAGTGTAAATAAAGTGCCGATAGATAGCCCTGTAAAAATGACAATACCCATAGACTGACGACCTGCTGCCCCAGCACCCGAAGCAATAACTAAGGGAACTACACCCAGCACCATTGCTGCGGTAGTCATCAAAATGGGCCGAAGACGCACACTACTCGCCTCCACAATCGCATCTACCTTACTGCGGCCAGCCTCTTGAAGCTCGTTTGCAAACTCCACAATCAAAATACCGTGCTTACTAATTAATCCCATTAGGGTTACTAAACCGACCTGGGTATAGACATTCAAAGTCGTAAATCCAAGGTTGATAAAAATCAGCGCACCAAATAAAGCAAGTGGCACTGACACTAGAATCACAATCGGATCACGAAAGCTTTCGAACTGTGCGGCGAGGACTAAAAACACAATCAGAATCGCAAAGAACATCGTCACCAGAAAACCGCCCGACTCGGCCATAAACTGACGCGATGGTCCTGCGTAATCCATTGTGTATCCACTTGGCGCAACCTCCTTTAAGGTTTCCCGCATGAAGGCCAAAAGATCTGCCTGAGAAATAAAAGGTGTACTCACGCCGGAGATGGTCGCGGAGTTTAACTGTTGAAAGTGATTGATCGATTGTGGGACCACTTTTTGCTGAATAGTCGCAATCGTTCGTGCCTGAATCATCTGCCCACTTGGTGTGCGAATATAGTAATCCAAGATCTGATCCGGATTAAGACGATCTACTTGCTTTACTTGAGGAATGACCCGATAGGATCGGCCCGCAACAGAGAAGTAGTTAACGAAACCGCCGCCGAGTGCTGCTGACAATGCACTTCCTACTTGTTGCTGAGTCATTCCTAATGCCGCAACTTTTTCACGATCAATTACTAGAACATCTTGGGGTTTATCAATCTTTAAATCAGAATCAACAAAAAAGAAATTACCGCTTCGACGCGCCTTATCTAATACCGCTTGAGATACCTCATTGAGCAAGGCATATGATTCTGTTGTGTTGATTACCACTTGAACTGGAAGTCCCTGTGCGCCTGGTAATGCAGGGAACTGAAACGCGGCTACACGAGCACCAGCAATCGTATTCCACTTATTTTGCATATCCTGTTGAAACTTTGTAGCATCACGACTACGATCGCCCCAATCTTTTAGCAACACACCACCAAAGCTGCTTGTCGGGCTAGTAATTTGGAACATTTGCTCGTACTCAGGTTCTGCGCTTGATATTTGATAAATCTGATCAGCGTAGGTCTGCATCTGATTCACCGTACTATTAGGCGGTCCAGATGCCTGCATCAGAACAATGCCCTGGTCTTCGGTAGGCGCTAATTCAGAGCGGGCAGTGGCGTAAAGATAGGCTACACCTCCTAAGAGAATGACGCCCATCACAATAATGACCTGCCAAGTATTGAGTAACTCACGTAAGGTAGCTTGAT from Polynucleobacter sp. TUM22923 encodes:
- a CDS encoding homocysteine S-methyltransferase family protein, translated to MQSNGLSQSYTRGQILPELLKQRILILDGAMGTMIQQYKLSESDYRGLPTSQRFADHASDVKGNNELLVLTQPHIISKIHEQYLDAGADIIETNTFGATSVAQEDYKMAGLAREMNIISAQLARAACEKYSTPDKPRFAAGAIGPTPKTASISPDVNDPGARNVTFDALRASYREQIEGLFAGGVDLFLVETIFDTLNAKAALFALDEFFEETGERLPVMISGTVTDASGRILSGQTVEAFWNSLRHIKPLTFGLNCALGAALMRPYIAELARICDAAVSCYPNAGLPNPMSDTGFDETPDITSSLVDGFAKDGLVNLVGGCCGTTPDHIRAIAQAVAKRKPRVFYRESVEASA
- a CDS encoding PhaM family polyhydroxyalkanoate granule multifunctional regulatory protein, with translation MFGTIPEFNQSLEMLKTMWGQGGAGQPGQFPFTTDASKASGGFGAAFPGLDTDELEKRIKDLKSVENWLNLNLNILKSTIQGLEVQHATMMALKSFGDAVSASAAAATGTTEDSGARTPKASTTTKPRKTAKRRPRKAGDATHLDEVGN
- a CDS encoding MBL fold metallo-hydrolase; translation: MNKSSQVNTEIHYPLVDALPQIGGTIELEPGVRWLRMRLPFALDHINLWLLRDVFEGVEGWTIVDCGIANDETQAAWEQIFATQLEGLPVVRVIVTHMHPDHIGLAQWLCEKWQVPMWISMTDYLTAQWLSHKEGGASVGARAGGGGSADHFQKHGLSAPEDLEKIRARSSYYSNMVPGVPHQYRRIVDHEKILIGGHEWQVIMGFGHAPEHASLYCGALGVLISGDMLLPRISTNVSVYDADPDADPLGLYLSSLDRYLPLPDDTLVLPSHGKPFTGMKPRIAQLKAHHDDRLAETIGACQTPATAREIIPVLFKRELDIHQMTFAMGEAIAHLNYLLRRGVLRRQLCEDGVLRFSVA
- a CDS encoding DUF1289 domain-containing protein, translated to MTTISSPCINWCDIDPENGYCFGCFRTLSEIADWSNLSDSEKLGVWETLEVRKSQAG
- a CDS encoding MDR family oxidoreductase, with translation MFKAILVNKDDQGYRTELAQVDEASLPEGDVRVRVLYSTLNYKDGLAITGKGPVVRSFPMVPGIDFAGEVMESSSPDFKVGDMVLLNGWGVGEGHWGGLAQQACVKADWLIPLPKGFTPKQALAIGTAGYTAMLCVMALQKHGLKPSDGEVLVTGAAGGVGSFAITLLSKLGFTVVASTGRMVEADYLKKLGAAEVIDRAILSAPGKPLAKERWAAVVDSVGSHTLANACAQTKSDGAVAACGLAQGMDFPSSVAPFILRGITLYGINSVTVPRAKRIAAYEQLASLVDLQILEAISHEISLEESIKYASELIAGNVRGRVVVDVNR
- a CDS encoding flavin reductase family protein, whose product is MAPFTSHELRKGFSSFATGVTVITCIDADQNAHGITISSFNTVSLEPPLILWSLKKHSRLMPNVEVGHIQLIHVLERSQEAMAMHFATVKENQFVNIAHKIAVSGLTQIEGCAAYFECETVSVHTGGDHNIIVAKVLNLKHSPDSQPLIFAHSQFLGLDLAELKTV
- a CDS encoding glutathione S-transferase N-terminal domain-containing protein; amino-acid sequence: MMRLWGRKSSINVQKVLWCLAELGLKEGIDFERIDAGLQFGVNRTPEFLKMNPNGLVPTLEDSGRVLWESNTILRYLAHQHNKSKRFSADVTQQYQSEKWMDWQLGTMWPALRPVFIGLTRTPENERNYGAIQKAYEDTNQLLSLLDQELADHAYCSGDTFHIGDIVLALCISRWMMLHDAFPNQTGPRATLLNIDAWMKRIESDTHYSIVAEKALNIVK